From Alteromonas australica, one genomic window encodes:
- a CDS encoding PLDc N-terminal domain-containing protein: MSIWQIIIFIMLFSLTLLPVLIALTSEKAKGVQKLVWCLVSLFFSWLGFLVYYFFVVRGMSERNA, from the coding sequence ATGAGTATTTGGCAAATTATCATTTTTATTATGCTTTTCAGCCTAACCCTTTTACCAGTACTAATTGCCCTAACATCAGAGAAAGCTAAGGGAGTACAAAAATTAGTTTGGTGCCTCGTTTCACTATTCTTTTCATGGTTAGGCTTTTTAGTTTATTACTTCTTTGTTGTCAGAGGAATGAGTGAGCGCAACGCATAA
- a CDS encoding type II toxin-antitoxin system TacA family antitoxin → MDTRIQFRVDEETKRLAQTMAESQGRTLSDACRELTEELAEQQRKIITHDQWLTEEINAAFSKLESGQSKFISHEEANLDMEARKMKIRNKAKK, encoded by the coding sequence ATGGATACCCGTATTCAGTTTAGAGTAGATGAAGAAACTAAACGGCTAGCTCAGACAATGGCCGAAAGCCAAGGACGCACTTTAAGTGACGCTTGTAGAGAGCTTACGGAAGAACTCGCTGAACAGCAACGAAAAATAATTACTCATGATCAGTGGCTTACTGAAGAGATTAATGCCGCGTTCAGTAAATTAGAGAGTGGGCAAAGCAAGTTCATCAGTCATGAAGAAGCGAACTTGGACATGGAAGCTCGAAAAATGAAAATTAGGAATAAAGCCAAAAAATGA
- a CDS encoding DUF998 domain-containing protein: MNNILAYAGIIASIWIVIGIYIASRFYPNYSHSKQFCSELGAFGSPTQKLSPAINNYPLGALFVLFGYYLIITHQPHLPTVAIGVMVVIHGVCTWVCGFFPMDADAYTPSPSPSCKIHTWSGLIMLVSFIIAPLIVTFSSFYSIPLRYLSALCICGCLYFSYKLTKALELKSVPGLYQRLSYGFQILWLLIYSLFVVA, encoded by the coding sequence TTGAATAATATTTTGGCTTACGCGGGGATCATTGCTTCGATTTGGATTGTGATAGGTATTTATATTGCCTCTCGCTTTTATCCAAACTACAGCCATTCAAAACAGTTTTGTAGTGAACTCGGCGCTTTTGGTAGCCCTACCCAAAAACTGTCGCCTGCAATAAATAACTACCCTTTAGGTGCGTTGTTCGTTCTTTTTGGGTATTACTTGATTATCACCCATCAGCCTCATTTACCCACTGTAGCCATAGGCGTAATGGTAGTTATCCACGGTGTGTGTACTTGGGTTTGTGGCTTCTTTCCGATGGACGCCGACGCATATACTCCTTCACCTTCCCCAAGTTGCAAAATACACACGTGGTCAGGCTTAATTATGCTCGTTTCATTCATCATTGCGCCGTTAATAGTGACTTTTTCTAGTTTTTATTCCATACCACTTCGATACCTTTCCGCTTTGTGTATCTGTGGCTGTTTGTATTTTTCTTATAAACTAACAAAAGCACTTGAACTTAAAAGTGTACCTGGCCTTTACCAAAGGCTTAGTTACGGGTTTCAAATTCTGTGGTTGTTAATTTATTCACTGTTTGTAGTAGCATAA
- a CDS encoding type II toxin-antitoxin system RelE/ParE family toxin encodes MILWEKSSLDDREAIFEFLYEFNPLAAEQTDAIIEKKVENLNQQPLMGVEREGIPGRLLIIPELSMIVSYFRKDDIIHILRVLHQKQKFPVGN; translated from the coding sequence ATGATCTTATGGGAAAAAAGTTCGTTGGACGATCGTGAGGCTATTTTCGAATTTTTATACGAATTTAACCCATTAGCAGCAGAACAAACTGATGCAATAATAGAGAAGAAAGTTGAAAACTTGAACCAGCAACCTCTTATGGGAGTAGAGAGAGAGGGTATACCGGGAAGATTGTTAATAATTCCAGAGCTTTCAATGATTGTTTCATATTTCAGAAAAGACGACATTATTCACATTCTTCGAGTTTTACACCAAAAGCAAAAATTTCCTGTAGGCAACTAA
- a CDS encoding GNAT family N-acetyltransferase, with product MLVQNNCIIARANIKEVHPNGTAEIGYRFGRNVTGKGIGSRCVTHLVNTGINLVLNQLSAVVLNNNPASSA from the coding sequence GTGCTTGTTCAAAACAACTGCATAATTGCTCGCGCCAACATTAAAGAAGTTCACCCCAATGGCACTGCTGAAATTGGCTATCGATTCGGGCGAAATGTCACAGGTAAAGGAATAGGCTCACGGTGTGTTACCCATTTGGTCAATACTGGCATCAATCTAGTGTTAAACCAGCTTTCCGCTGTTGTTTTAAATAACAACCCTGCATCGAGCGCATGA
- a CDS encoding serine hydrolase domain-containing protein, giving the protein MVRNLLLAGALFFSGCSFALTFENKQQDKNTSIPEVANRIAMQYHQMGWFSGNLLITKDGEKVFLSSYGFQDIENQIKNSAKTRFNLGSIVKDFTKVLILQQIQAGKLTLNDKLVTFDLGFMQDNIDEITIEHLLNHRAGFADIFVAEYRENPLAFDTLDKKLKLLINRPLLFEPGTDRKYSNYGYVVLGVILEKVTGKPFEVLLQDDIFNRIGMSSTTFRPLALHQHQSKRYAYQYDSVLRHVGVTEHPSPDGGIESTVEDVQRFYHALFYTNKLLENTDSLNRRLFGMDGSQWGAYGGGLGVSAAVDIDLLNGYEIVVLANTDHLVAEYISGRVLSFLTQGEYEAIRQLEKNFAFEYYQKYGKQGFAKHFQQAYSDSGYTRFIGRTINELGMELIKTESWAEAFDMFEYLVSLFPEAPQVYDSLAFAYLSQGDKKMAKSTFSQSLAINADFESDYVSDNYGHSTTSH; this is encoded by the coding sequence ATGGTTCGTAATCTTCTGTTAGCCGGTGCTTTATTCTTTAGCGGTTGCTCATTCGCGCTTACATTCGAGAATAAGCAGCAAGATAAAAACACGAGCATTCCTGAGGTCGCGAACAGGATTGCCATGCAATATCATCAGATGGGATGGTTCTCGGGTAATCTGCTGATTACAAAAGATGGCGAAAAGGTGTTTTTATCGTCCTATGGTTTTCAGGATATAGAAAACCAAATTAAGAACAGTGCTAAAACCCGCTTTAATCTCGGTTCAATCGTCAAAGACTTCACTAAGGTTCTTATCTTGCAGCAAATTCAAGCAGGCAAGTTAACCTTGAACGATAAGCTGGTTACTTTTGATTTGGGGTTCATGCAGGATAATATTGATGAAATCACCATTGAGCATTTACTCAATCATCGCGCCGGTTTTGCTGATATTTTTGTGGCCGAGTATCGCGAGAATCCGCTGGCCTTTGATACGCTCGACAAGAAATTAAAACTGTTAATAAACAGACCGCTTCTATTCGAACCGGGCACTGACCGTAAGTATTCTAATTATGGCTATGTCGTGTTAGGTGTCATTCTTGAAAAAGTTACGGGTAAACCATTCGAGGTATTACTGCAAGACGATATCTTTAATCGTATTGGGATGTCGTCCACGACGTTTAGGCCTCTGGCGCTTCACCAACATCAATCTAAGCGATATGCCTACCAGTATGACAGCGTGTTAAGACACGTTGGTGTGACTGAGCACCCAAGTCCTGATGGTGGCATTGAATCTACCGTTGAAGATGTGCAAAGGTTTTATCACGCGCTCTTTTATACCAATAAATTACTGGAAAACACAGATTCACTTAATCGTAGATTATTTGGCATGGATGGTTCCCAATGGGGTGCATATGGTGGAGGGCTGGGAGTGAGCGCTGCAGTAGATATTGACTTGCTCAATGGGTATGAAATCGTCGTGTTGGCAAACACTGATCACTTAGTTGCAGAGTACATATCAGGTAGAGTGCTGTCTTTTCTTACACAAGGTGAATATGAGGCAATTAGACAACTAGAAAAAAACTTTGCCTTTGAGTATTACCAAAAGTATGGAAAACAGGGGTTTGCCAAGCACTTCCAGCAAGCTTACAGTGATAGCGGTTATACACGATTTATCGGTCGCACCATTAATGAATTAGGCATGGAACTGATTAAAACAGAATCATGGGCTGAGGCGTTTGATATGTTTGAGTATTTGGTTTCACTGTTCCCAGAGGCCCCGCAGGTATACGACAGCCTGGCATTTGCTTATCTTTCGCAAGGCGATAAAAAGATGGCGAAAAGCACCTTTAGCCAATCGTTAGCCATTAATGCCGATTTTGAAAGCGATTATGTGAGCGATAATTATGGTCATAGCACGACTTCTCACTAA
- a CDS encoding MBOAT family O-acyltransferase — MRSTLSLSQYVKKRNGVPLGASHSMRNMLSRSFGAKSFPIFWQYWNPIWSYYLSRNVMRPLASFLPISLSILITFLVSGALHDLAVSVVKWNIIVFFTPWFGLMGLMVIASQKAGTSYGHLAWFIRASINATFIIVSLGVTYFVESYYA; from the coding sequence ATGCGAAGCACATTGTCACTTTCACAGTACGTTAAAAAGCGAAATGGAGTTCCATTGGGTGCAAGTCACTCTATGAGAAACATGCTTTCACGTTCTTTCGGAGCAAAATCTTTCCCCATTTTTTGGCAGTATTGGAACCCCATCTGGAGCTACTACTTATCCCGCAATGTCATGCGACCGCTAGCCTCTTTTCTTCCTATTTCCCTTTCTATTCTTATCACATTTTTAGTCAGCGGAGCGCTTCATGATTTGGCGGTCTCAGTTGTAAAATGGAATATCATTGTATTTTTTACGCCGTGGTTTGGATTAATGGGCTTAATGGTTATAGCGTCACAAAAAGCAGGCACATCTTATGGGCATCTTGCTTGGTTTATTCGGGCTTCAATCAATGCGACTTTCATTATCGTTTCACTAGGTGTCACGTACTTCGTGGAAAGCTACTATGCCTAA
- a CDS encoding CPCC family cysteine-rich protein encodes MLGKIVSFLKNRRIRWYEPKRAALHEQCPCCDYLSLPERGADLICPICFWEDDGQDLDNVDVPSGPNHAITLRQGRNNFHSFGACEKEMVKYVIPEHERSKFTHQPRHL; translated from the coding sequence ATGTTAGGTAAAATCGTCAGCTTCCTCAAAAACAGACGAATTCGGTGGTACGAGCCTAAACGTGCTGCTCTGCATGAGCAATGTCCGTGCTGCGATTACCTCTCGCTTCCTGAGCGTGGGGCCGATTTAATCTGCCCAATTTGCTTTTGGGAAGATGATGGGCAAGACCTAGATAATGTGGATGTACCTTCGGGCCCCAATCACGCTATAACCTTAAGACAAGGGCGCAACAATTTTCACTCTTTCGGAGCGTGTGAAAAAGAAATGGTTAAGTACGTTATCCCTGAGCATGAACGGTCTAAATTCACACATCAACCAAGACACCTATAA
- a CDS encoding FMN-binding negative transcriptional regulator: MYTPKNMEMPDIHSISAFISEFGFGTLITQDLEATRLPLIFDTSENESGCIIGHMARANPQWKDLSGKKVSVLFNGPHSYISPTWYSSKPAVPTWNYASVHCFGIFHELDATETLRAINSLVHKYEPEILDSSELMPQEYIQRLLKAVVGFKVVVTEIHGKEKLGQHKKSEDQVGVYKALLGSQNNDSVQLANYMKQRGVGHGS; this comes from the coding sequence ATGTACACCCCAAAAAACATGGAAATGCCAGATATTCATTCAATTAGTGCGTTTATATCGGAGTTTGGTTTTGGTACGTTAATCACTCAAGATTTAGAGGCAACGCGCCTTCCTCTAATTTTTGATACCTCAGAAAATGAAAGTGGCTGCATAATTGGGCACATGGCTCGAGCTAACCCACAATGGAAAGATTTATCTGGAAAGAAAGTATCTGTTCTATTTAATGGGCCGCATTCATATATTTCTCCTACTTGGTATTCTTCAAAACCAGCGGTCCCAACATGGAACTACGCGTCAGTGCATTGTTTTGGAATATTTCATGAACTGGATGCAACTGAAACGCTAAGGGCAATAAACTCATTAGTTCATAAGTACGAGCCTGAGATATTAGATAGCTCAGAACTCATGCCGCAAGAATATATTCAAAGATTATTAAAGGCAGTGGTTGGATTCAAAGTAGTTGTAACCGAAATTCACGGAAAAGAAAAACTGGGTCAGCACAAGAAAAGCGAAGATCAAGTTGGCGTTTATAAAGCATTACTTGGTAGCCAAAACAACGATTCAGTTCAGCTCGCAAATTATATGAAACAGCGGGGAGTAGGCCATGGCAGCTAA
- a CDS encoding LysR family substrate-binding domain-containing protein — protein MIEKGEIGHIRIGYLASACFSFIGKLVRLFSTQFPNVRVQLVEMTSQEQINAFDKHEIDVGFSRPIPSNMNTRLDCLNIYNDRLVVVVPELHALSTYEHIAISDLKDENIILLNRMSAVGLFNKISGIFHQEKINPNIISQPSNMQTLLTEVSAELGIAIAPSCVANLYTKGCLLVPLMGAEIKVPLEIQYMTNNTSIIVEEFVKMTIQNKKANQRLELMPDILVMLLYFK, from the coding sequence TTGATTGAAAAAGGCGAAATAGGGCATATACGTATAGGCTACTTAGCATCGGCGTGTTTTAGCTTTATAGGGAAATTGGTTAGGTTGTTCTCCACACAATTTCCAAATGTGCGTGTCCAGCTTGTAGAGATGACCTCACAAGAGCAAATTAACGCATTCGATAAGCATGAAATAGATGTTGGATTTTCTCGCCCTATCCCTAGCAATATGAATACGCGGCTAGATTGTCTCAATATCTATAATGACCGATTAGTTGTAGTTGTTCCTGAACTACATGCATTATCGACATATGAACACATCGCGATATCTGATTTAAAAGATGAAAACATAATATTACTCAACCGAATGAGTGCAGTAGGGCTTTTCAATAAAATAAGTGGAATATTTCATCAAGAAAAAATAAACCCTAACATCATTAGCCAACCTTCTAATATGCAAACTTTGTTAACGGAAGTCTCGGCTGAGTTGGGAATAGCCATTGCGCCTTCCTGTGTTGCAAACCTCTATACAAAAGGGTGTCTACTCGTGCCATTGATGGGGGCAGAGATTAAAGTTCCGCTTGAAATTCAATATATGACAAACAATACCAGCATCATTGTTGAGGAGTTTGTGAAAATGACTATTCAAAATAAAAAAGCTAATCAACGACTTGAGTTAATGCCGGATATCTTAGTGATGCTTCTTTATTTTAAATAA